Within Microterricola gilva, the genomic segment GAGGTAGGCGGCGAGGTTGCTGCGGAGCGTCTCAGACTCGCGCCCCGTCGCCGTGACGATGAACAGCACCGGCGGCTTCCCCGCCTCCCGCCTGCGCTCGAGCAGGGCGGCCAGCAGGGGCGGGTTGAGGCCCTCTGCGAGCGAGAAATCGGCGTCGCGAGCGTACTCCCCCAGGGCCGCTTCGAATGTGGAGGCGCGCGAAAGCGCACGAGACAAGCCCTGAAGTATCACTCTGAGAGTCTACGCACCGCCGGCGAGGGCGAGTTAACGAGAGAAGCCACCCGGGAGGGTGGCTGGTGATCGGGCGCACAACACGGCCGGCGGGTGGGGTGTTAACGAAAGAAAGCCACCCCCGAAGGGGTGGCTTTCTTCCAAAGTAAGTCCGGCGGTGTCCTACTCTCCCACAGGGTCCCCCCTGCAGTACCATCGGCGCAGAGAGTCTTAGCTTCCGGGTTCGGAATGTAACCGGGCGTTTCCCTCTCGCTATGGCCGCCGAAACACTATTGATGTATCAAAGTGAATCAAACAAACACAACGTCTCCACGAATGGAGGTTGTTTGTTTGGTTCTCGACCGTACATCGAGAACCACATAGTGGACGCAAGCATTCTCACGGACTCTCACCGTGCCACACACACCAGCCTTACAACGATGTGTGTGTAATGATTTTCAAGATATCGGCTTATTAGTACTGGTCAGCTCCACGAGTCTTTAGTCCTCGCTTCCACATCCAGCCTATCAACCCAGTCGTCTACTGGGAGCCTCTCACCCGAAGGTATGGAAATCTCATCTCAAGGCCGGCTTCCCGCTTAGATGCTTTCAGCGGTTATCCATTCCGAACGTAGCTAATCAGCGGTGCTCCTGGCGGAACAACTGACACACCAGAGGTTCGTCCAACCCGGTCCTCTCGTACTAGGGTCAGATCCTTTCAAATTTCCTGCGCGCGCAGCGGATAGGGACCGAACTGTCTCACGACGTTCTAAACCCAGCTCGCGTACCGCTTTAATGGGCGAACAGCCCAACCCTTGGGACCTACTCCAGCCCCAGGATGCGACGAGCCGACATCGAGGTGCCAAACCATGCCGTCGATATGGACTCTTGGGCAAGATCAGCCTGTTATCCCCGAGGTACCTTTTATCCGTTGAGCGACAGCGCTTCCACAAGCCACTGCCGGATCACTAGTCCCGACTTTCGTCCCTGCTCGACTTGTCAGTCTCACAGTCAAGCTCCCTTGTGCACTTACACTCGACACCTGATTGCCAACCAGGTTGAGGGAACCTTTGGGCGCCTCCGTTACTTTTTGGGAGGCAACCGCCCCAGTTAAACTACCCACCAGGCACTGTCCCTGAACCGGATCACGGTTCGAAGTTAGATGTCCAGAGTGACCAGAGTGGTATTTCAACAATGACTCCACCTGAACTAGCGTCCAAGCTTCAAAGTCTCCCACCTATCCTACACAAGTCACACCGAACACCAATACCAAGCTGTAGTAAAGGTCACGGGGTCTTTCCGTCCTGCTGCGCGTAACGAGCATCTTTACTCGTAGTGCAATTTCGCCGAGTTCGCGGTTGAGACAGCTGGGAAGTCGTTACGCCATTCGTGCAGGTCGGAACTTACCCGACAAGGAATTTCGCTACCTTAGGATGGTTATAGTTACCACCGCCGTTTACTGGGGCTTAAATTCTCAGCTTCGCTTACGCTAACCGTTCCTCTTAACCTTCCAGCACCGGGCAGGCGTCAGTCCGTATACATCGTCTTGCGACTTAGCACGGACCTGTGTTTTTAGTAAACAGTCGCTTCCCACTGGTCTCTGCGGCCGTCAAACGCTCCAGGAGTAAATCCCTTCACGCCTCAGGCCCCCCTTCTCCCGAAGTTACGGGGGCATTTTGCCGAGTTCCTTAACCACGATTCTCTCGATCTCCTTAGTATTCTCTACCTGACCACCTGAGTCGGTTTGGGGTACGGGCACATTGAACCTCGCGTCGATGCTTTTCTTGGCAGCATAGGATCACCGATTTCGACTAACGTCTACCCATCGGGTCTCAGCCTTATATGAGAGACGGATTTGCCTATCTCTCGGCCTACACCCTTAGACCGGGACAACCATCGCCCGGCTCGGCTACCTTCCTGCGTCACACCTGTTAATACGCTAACCGCACCAGCATAGGGTCGTGTGCTAGGCCCACACGCATCACCCCGAAGGGATCCGTCACGGGGATTCAGACACTTAGCATTACTGGATTAGCTTGGGCGGTTCTTCTGCGGTACGGGAATATCTACCCGTTGTCCATCGACTACGCCTGTCGGCCTCGCCTTAGGTCCCGACTTACCCAGGGAAGATTAGCTTGACCCTGGAAACCTTGGTCTTCCGGAGGACGGGTTTCTCACCCGTCTTTCGCTACTCATGCCTGCATTCTCACTCGTGTGGCCTCCACGGCTGGTTTACACCGCCGCTTCACTGGCCACACGACGCTCTCCTACCCATCAATACGGCTGGACCACGAAGGCCTACCTAAAATATCAATGCCACAACTTCGGTGGCGTGCTTGAGCCCCGTTACATTGTCGGCGCGGAATCACTTGACCAGTGAGCTATTACGCACTCTTTCAAGGGTGGCTGCTTCTAAGCCAACCTCCTGGTTGTCTGTGCAACTCCACATCCTTTCCCACTTAGCACGCGCTTTGGGACCTTAGTTGGTGGTCTGGGTTGTTTCCCTCTCGACAATGAAGCTTATCCCCCACTGTCTCACTGCTGCGCTCTCACTTACCGGCATTCGGAGTTTGGCTAACGTCAGTAACCTTGTAGGGCCCATCGGCTATCCAGTAGCTCTACCTCCGGCAAGAAACACGCAACGCTGCACCTAAATGCATTTCGGAGAGAACCAGCTATCACGAAGTTTGATTGGCCTTTCACCCCTATCCACAGCTCATCCCCTCAGTTTTCAACCTAAGTGGGTTCGGTCCTCCACGACGTCTTACCGTCGCTTCAACCTGGCCATGGATAGATCACTTCGCTTCGGGTCTAGGACCAGCGACTCAATCGCCCTATTAAGACTCGCTTTCGCTACGCATTCCCCTCACGGGTTAAGCTCGCCACTGATCACTAACTCGCAGGCTCATTCTTCAAAAGGCACGCTGTCACCAGAATCAGACTGGCTCCAACGGTTTGTAAGCAAACGGTTTCAGGTACTATTTCACTCCCCTCCCGGGGTACTTTTCACCTTTCCCTCACGGTACTTGTTCACTATCGGTCATGTAGGAGTATTTAGGCTTATCAGGTGGTCCTGACAGATTCACACGGGATTTCTCGGGCCCCGTGCTACTTGGGATACTCTTCGCGCCATTGGAACATTTCGACTACCGGGCTGGCACCGTCTATGGCCAGGCTTTCAAACCTGTTCGTCTATATTCCTCTGTAACGCTCACTGTTCGGCAGAAGCAGCAGAAAAGTCCCGCAACCCCGACCATGCAACGCCTGCCGGCTATCACACATGATCGGTTTAGCCTCTTCCGGGTTCGCTCGCCACTACTAACGGAATCACTATTGTTTTCTCTTCCTGTGGGTACTGAGATGTTTCACTTCCCCACGTTCCCTCTACCCGCCCTATATATTCAGGCGGGAGTCACTAGGTTGCCCGAAAGCACCCAGCGGGGTTTCCCCATTCGGACATCCTCGGATCACAGTTCGTTTATCAACTCCCCGAGGCTTATCGCAGATTACTACGTCCTTCTTCGGCTCTACATGCCAAGGCATTCACCGTTTGCTCTTAGAATCTTGAAATCACATGAGTTTGAATCGATCTTTCGTTCAGAAAAATTGACCAATGATTAGTCGAACACCAACCGAAGTTGATGTCCTAAAAATCTTTGTGATTGACATCCGAAGACATCAATCTAAGATGCTCGCGTCCACTGTGTAGTTCTCAAAGTACGGGCGGTACTCCCCCAACACCAGCCGGCTTACGCCTGTGCGGATGTTGACCGAAGTCCAGAAGGTCGTCCACGTCAAAACGTGACCCGGTCCTTCAGGACCCAACAGCGTGCATCCGCAACCCTCCCCAGGCCCCAGCGTTCCTTCCCCACAAGTGAGGCGTACTAACCGAAATCTGATTCGTGTTGCGGCAATGTCAATGTTCCACCCATGAGCGCCACCCGAGAACATTCGCCTCGGATATGGCTGGCACCTATGTGATCTCCCTGTATACAGAGGAGAGGTGCACGTGCTCCTTAGAAAGGAGGTGATCCAGCCGCACCTTCCGGTACGGCTACCTTGTTACGACTTAGTCCTAATCACCGATCCCACCTTCGACAGCTCCTTCCCACAAGGGGTTAGGCCACCGGCTTCGGGTGTTACCGACTTTCATGACTTGACGGGCGGTGTGTACAAGGCCCGGGAACGTATTCACCGCAGCGTTGCTGATCTGCGATTACTAGCGACTCCGACTTCATGAGGTCGAGTTGCAGACCTCAATCCGAACTGAGACCGGCTTTTTGGGATTCGCTCCACCTTACGGTATCGCAGCCCTTTGTACCGGCCATTGTAGCATGCGTGAAGCCCAAGACATAAGGGGCATGATGATTTGACGTCATCCCCACCTTCCTCCGAGTTGACCCCGGCAGTATCCCATGAGTTCCCACCATTACGTGCTGGCAACATAGGACGAGGGTTGCGCTCGTTGCGGGACTTAACCCAACATCTCACGACACGAGCTGACGACAACCATGCACCACCTGTTTACGAGTGTCCAAAGAGTTGACCATTTCTGGCCCGTTCTCGTATATGTCAAGTCTTGGTAAGGTTCTTCGCGTTGCATCGAATTAATCCGCATGCTCCGCCGCTTGTGCGGGCCCCCGTCAATTCCTTTGAGTTTTAGCCTTGCGGCCGTACTCCCCAGGCGGGGAACTTAATGCGTTAGCTGCGACACGGAGACCGTGGAATGGTCCCCACATCTAGTTCCCAACGTTTACGGCATGGACTACCAGGGTATCTAATCCTGTTCGCTCCCCATGCTTTCGCTCCTCAGCGTCAGTTACGGCCCAGAGATCTGCCTTCGCCATCGGTGTTCCTCCTGATATCTGCGCATTCCACCGCTACACCAGGAATTCCAATCTCCCCTACCGCACTCTAGTCTGCCCGTACCCACTGCAGGCTGGGGGTTGAGCCCCCAGATTTCACAGCAGACGCGACAAACCGCCTACGAGCTCTTTACGCCCAATAATTCCGGACAACGCTTGCACCCTACGTATTACCGCGGCTGCTGGCACGTAGTTAGCCGGTGCTTTTTCTGCAGGTACCGTCACTTTCGCTTCTTCCCTACTAAAAGAGGTTTACAACCCGAAGGCCGTCATCCCTCACGCGGCGTTGCTGCATCAGGCTTTCGCCCATTGTGCAATATTCCCCACTGCTGCCTCCCGTAGGAGTCTGGGCCGTGTCTCAGTCCCAGTGTGGCCGGTCACCCTCTCAGGCCGGCTACCCGTCGTCGCCTTGGTGAGCCATTACCTCACCAACAAGCTGATAGGCCGCGAGCTCATCCTTGACCAAAATTCTTTCCACCCCCAGGAGATGCCTCCGAGGGTCGTATCCGGTATTAGACGTCGTTTCCAACGCTTATCCCAGAGTCAAGGGCAGATTGCTCACGTGTTACTCACCCGTTCGCCACTAATCCACCAGGTGCAAGCACCCAGCTTCATCGTTCGACTTGCATGTGTTAAGCACGCCGCCAGCGTTCGTCCTGAGCCAGGATCAAACTCTCCGTAAATGTTTAATAGCCAGCCACCGAAGCAACTGACACATTTTGCGCGTCGGCACCACCGGAATAGGCGGATACCTCAGCAAGTTTGAAACTGACAGAACAAATCATTACTGACTTGCTTTGTTGTTTAAATGTTTTCCAAAGGAATCTCCTACCTCACAAAGAGGTACGAGGTTTTTGGCATTTGACATTGTGCACGCTGTTGAGTTCTCAAGGATCGGATGCACCCGGATTCTTGCCGCTTTACTCGCGGCTGCCGCTCCGAGGCAACTTCTCTAACTTACCAGATCATCCCCTCCCCGCAAAACCGAGCGAATCAGACACTCCAGGCCCGAAAGCACCAGAAACCGACTCAAACCCGAAGGCGAGAAGAAGAAGAGGCAAGTGTCAATCTTAGGCGTGAAACCCGGCCACCGCAAATACGGCAAACAAAGGATTTATGGCTAAGATCTGTGTTCCCGCTTGAGGCCGGCCTGCGTTTTCCGCTTCCAAACCTGTGGGGCAACAAGGAAGACATTACGCGGCATCCGGGCACCTGCGCAAAACGAGCAGCAGCACCGGGCGTGTCGCGAATACCCGGGGGAAAGCACAAGGCCCCGGCCGAGCGAACGCTCAGACCGGGGCCTTCAGTACGGGGGTTTCGACAAGCTCAACCAACGGGAGGGGGCTGCCCCAACGGACCGCTCCCCCGCAGGCCCGCGTGCACGGCGGGCCGGCGGCCAAGCTGCAGCGTCTGCGGCGCTCAGTTGTGGTGGCGGCGCTCCAGCGCTGCTCCCTCGACGTCGACGTTCGGCATGATGCGGTCGAGCCACCGTGGGATCCACCACGCGCTCGTGCCGAGCAGGTGCATCAGGGCCGGCATCAGCAGCATGCGCACGAGGAAGGCATCGATGAGTACACCGAAGGCAAGGCCGAATCCGATGGAGCGGATCATGGTCGACTCCGAGAAGATGAACCCGCCGAACACCGACACCATGATGAGGGCGGCGGCCGTCACGACCGAGCGACCGGCGCGGAAGCCCTGGGCGACGGCATCCCGCGCACTCGCGCCATGCACATAGGCCTCCCGCATGCCGGAGGCCAGGAACAACTGGTAGTCCATGGCGAGGCCGAACAGGATTCCGATGAGGATGACGGGCAGGAAGCTGAGGATCGGGCCGGTGGCGTGCAGACCGATGACGTCGGCGAACCAGCCCCACTGGAACACGGCGACGGTGGCGCCATAGGTGGCCAAGAGCGAGAGCACGAAGCCACCCGTTGCGATGATCGGCACCAGCAGTGAGCGGAAGACCAGGATCATGATGAGCAGCGACAACCCGACTACGAGCAACAGATACGTCGGCAGCACGTCGAGCAGGCTCTCGGAGATGTCGATGTTGATCGCCGCCTGCCCTGCGACGCCCAGCGTGATGTCACCGTTCACCGGAGGCAGAGCGCGCATCTCCCGCACCAGCGCATCGGTCGATTCCGCGTTCGGCCCCTCCGCCGGAATCACCTGGAAGGCGGCGAGGCTGTTGTCGTCGGAGACCGCGATCGGAGCGACCGCCGTCACGTTGTCGAGGGCGTAAAGCTCCCTGGCAACCGCGAGCTGTGCCTCGAGCACCTCGGTCTCCCCGCTCACACCCTCGGTGAGTTCGGCGGTCACCAACAGGGTCGCGTTCGAACCGGCCCCGAACTGTTCAGCACTGATCGTGTAGCCGTTGTACGTGGGCGAGCCCTCTGGTTCGGAGCTGCCGTCGGGCAGACCGACTCGCATCGAGAGCGCCGGGAGGGCGATGACCAGGAGCAGGGCGACGCTCACGATCGCGGTGACGACCGCGCGCCACGTCGCCATGGGCTTCACGGCCTTTACCGGCTTCGGGCTGTCCGTCATGCGCGCACGGGCGCGGCGACCGATCAGCCGTTCGCCGGCGAGTCCGAGCAGCGCGGGCGTCATGGTGACCGCGAGAAGCACGGCGATGGCAACGCAGACGGCGCCGACCGTGCCCATGAGGCCGAGGAACGGTACTCCGGTGATGTTGAGAGCCAGCAGCGCCACAATCACGGTGGCACCGGCGAACACGACCGCGTTGCCCGCCGTGCCGTTGGCCAGGCCGATCGACTCGCGTACCTCCGCGCCGGCAAGCAACTGTTTGCGGTGTCTGTTGATGATGAACAGCGAGTAGTCGATTCCGACCGCGAGTCCGAGCATGACACCGAGCACGGGCGTGACCGAGGTCATCGACACGAGACCGGAGAAGGAGAGCGAGCTGAGCACGCCGATGCCGACGCCGACGAGGGCGGTGATCAGCGGGAACGATGCGGCCAGGAGCGAACCGAGCATCACGATGAGGACGATGGCGGCCATCACCAGGCCGACGGCCTCCCCGACGCCGAAGATGCTGGGCACGCTCTGGCCGATCGTGGTCGAGTACGAGACGTCGACACCGTCGATCGGCGTGCCGGTGAAGTAGTCGATCGCTGCGGCTTTCGACGCCTCGTCGAGTTCGAGCATCGGCACGCTGAACGACACGTTCACGACCGCGGTGGAGCCATCCTTCGAGACCATGCGGATGCTCTCAGCCATGGACAGGAGCTCGGACCCCATTTCCGCGGTCTTGGCGCCCTCGTCGAGTTCGGCCTGTTTGGCGTCCAGCTCGGCGAGACCGGCCGTGATCTGTTCTGCCTGCGCAGCAAGCTGGGCCTGCTGCGCGTCCAGCTCGGCCTGCTGAGCATCGAGCTGATCTGTCGGCATGCCGGCGGCTTCGAGTTGGGCGCGGGCACCGTCGAGCTGCTGTTGTGCTGCGTCGAGCTGCGCTTGGCCGGCGTCGAGCTGTGTCTGACCGGCGTTCAGCTGGTCACGGCCCGCATCGAGCTGGGCCTGGCCGTCGGCGAGCTGCTGCTCGGCATCCGCCAGCTGTCGTGCCTGCTCGGCTCGCTGCTCCTCTGTTGCGAAGGGGTCAATCACGGTGGCGACGTCGGGCAGCGACTCCGCGCCGTCGACGAGTGCGGAAATCTCGGCCTGCTGCTCGGCAGTCAGCTCCGAGCCGTCGGAGGTGGAGAAGATGATCGTCCCCGATGCCCCCGCGAAATCGGGCAGCTCCTCTGCCAGTGCGTCGGTGACCTCCCCCGACGCCGTTCCGGGGATGTCGAAGTTCGAGGCGAGCGAGCTGAATCCGATGAGAAATGCACCGGCGGCGACGGCCAGCACGGCCAGCCAGGAGATGATCACCAACCAGGCGCGACGCGCAGAGAATTTTCCAAGCCGGTAGAGCAGTTCAGCCACGTCGTTCCTTCAGGTCAAGTCCGGATTGTCACGTTACGGAACGGTGTGTCTCGTTGCAAAATCGGCTGTCGAGTTCTCAGCCCACGCTCAGGCCCGCGGCGGTGCCGCCGCTCGATCACCGCCCCTACCGGGAGGCCGCTGCCGCCCGCACCGGAATATGGTGGTGTGCATGAGGAGCACACGACCGGGACGAGCGCGCAGCGAGAGCGCGCGGCTGGCGATCATGCACGCGGCGGTCCGACTATTGCCCGAACTGGGTTTTTCGGGGCTCACGATTGAGCGGATCGCCTCGGAGGCGGGCGTCGGCAAACAGACGATCTACCGCTGGTGGCCGTCGAAGAGCGCCATCCTCGCCGAGTGCGTACTCGAGGGCCTCACACCGGGATTCTCACCGGTCGTCGCCAACAGCGGCGACCTCGAGGCCGACCTCACGGAATGGCTGGCCGTGCTGCAGACGGCGCTGGACGAGCCCGGATTCCGCTCGCTGATGCGCGGCATGGTTGTCGCGGCCGTCGAGGACGACGCACTGCGCTCCGCGCTGTACGAGAACCTCGCCCTGCCGAGCGAGCCGCTCCTCGTCGAGCGGCTCGAGGAGGCGCGGACGAGCGGTCAGCTTCGGGGCTCCGCGAGCCCGCGGGTGCTCGCGGAATCACTCGTCGGCGCCGTGCTCTATCGCCTGCTGGCGACCGCGGCCGATCAGAGCGTGCGCGTCGACGACCTGGTGGAGCTGGTGGCTCAGCCGCGGCGGTGAGGCTGCGGCGTCGCGGGATCACCCGGCGACGGAGCCGACGGGCTCAGGCGGAGGGAGCGTGAACCTTCTGCTGCGCGGCGAGGAGTCCGTCGGTGATGACGAGCTCGACGGCATCCGCCGCATCGGAGAGCAGATTCGGCAGAACGGCGCGCTCGGTCGAGGAGAAGCTCTGCAGCACGAAGTCGGCGGGGTCCTGACGTCCGGGCGGGCGGCCGACGCCGACGCGCACCCGGGTGTACTCCGGAGAATTGGCGGCCTTGGCGATGTCGCGCAGGCCGTTGTGCCCGCCGTGACCGCCGCCGGATTTGAGCTTGACGGTGTCAAAGGGGATGTCGAGTTCGTCGTGCACGACGATGAGGCGCTCCAGCGGCAGCGAATAGAACTTGAGCAGCGCGGCGACCGGGCCGCCCGAGGTGTTCATGTAGCTGTTCGACTTCGCGAGCACGAGCTTCGGGCCGCCAGGGCGCAGAAAGCCCTCGGCCACCTGAGCGGGAGTCTTGTGTTTCTTGAACGTCGCACCGATGCGGGAGGCAAGCTCATCCACGACCATCTGGCCGACGTTGTGACGGTGGCTGGCGTAGCCGGGCCCGGGGTTACCGAGCCCGACTACCAACCATGTGTTGCCGGGCGCAGAGTTCACGTGGTGCTCCTTCTGCGCCCGGCGAAACAGGGTGAAAATGATTACTCGGCTGCCGCTTCGGCTGCAGCTTCTGCGGTCTCGTCGCTCTTGGCCGCGGCCAGAGCGTGCACGGCGATGACGAGGGCGTCAGCGTCGGTGAGCAGCGAGGAACCCTTGGGCAGCTCGATCTCCTTGGCGAGGATCTGGGCGCCATCCTGCAGGCCCTCGACGTTCACGACGACGTGCGTCGGGATGTGCGTCGCCTCGGCCTCGAGCAGGAGGGTGTGGAGGTCCTGGTCGACCAGGGTGCCGCTGAAGGCTTCACCCTCGACGTGCACGGCAACCTCAACCTGAACCTTCTCGCCCTTGCGGACGACGATGAGGTCGATGTGCTCGATGATCTGGCGGACCGGGTCCTTCTGGACATCCTTGACGAGGACGAGTTGGCTCTTGCCGTCGATGTCCAGGTCGAGCAGCGCGTTGGACTTGCGCAGGATCAGGCCCATCTGGTGTGCCGGAAGGGTGACGTGCTGCGGCTCGGTGCCGTGACCGTAGATGACGGCGGGGATCTTGCCGACGGCGCGGATCTTGCGGGCAGCGCCCTTGCCGAAGGACTCGCGGACCTCGGTTACAACCTTGTCTACGTCGCTCATGATGATTCTCCTTGTTGGGCGCTGGGCCCAGATCGATGTCTGTCCAGACCGGGAGCCTGGATTGTCAACTCGAACGCATGTCAGCGTGAGGACAAGCCGTGAAGCCCCTCCCACCGCGTCGATAACGGATGCCAGATTCACCCATGCGGGCGATTCGAGGGGCATCCCTCGCCGAAGTTCAGTGGCCTAGTCTACCCGGGAGTTTGCGAGTTTGCTGACGCTGCCGCTTCCGAGCAGTTGCAGGAGCCACGCCCCGGGAATCAGCAGGACGCCCAGCGGCAGCAACACGGTTCTGAGAAGCGGCACGAGGTAGAAGACGAAATCCCGCACGAGGCCGCCCTGCCCCGACACGGCCTGAGTCCAGTTGACGAGGAACACTTCGAGGAGGAATCCAACCACTGCCAGTGCGCAGCCGAGCACGAGGACGCGCCGAGGAGTGAACGTCCGGCGGAGATGCACGCCCTCTCCGTCTTCGGCGGTCGCTCGTCCCACCGTTCCGACAAGCACGTGGCCGAGTAGCGAGAACGCGACAAAGGCGATTCCCAACTGTGTGGCGACACCGTAGCCCAGCGCAACCGCGATCGTGATGGCGTCCGTGTCAGATCGCAGCTGTGTCGGGGCGAGCAGTACTGGGAGCCATCGCGAGGCAAATCCGACGAGAGTCAGGACGATTCCCAGCCACAGCGCCCGTTTCGGATTCAGCCAAGGCTTCATGTCGTGTCTCCCCCACGTCAAACTCGACGGAGGATCCTGTCCCACGCGCGCCCCGCCCCGTCGCGTGCCATCAAGCTACACGCTCCGGCCCGATATCCTCATGACATGAGCTCCCGTCTGCACCAACTCGTGATCGAGAATCTCGGTCAACGAGTTGTGAGCGGAGAGTTGGCCGCAGGAGACACCATGCACGCCGAGCACCTCGAGAATGAACTCGGTGTGTCGCGCTCCGTCGTGCGCGAGGCCGTGCGCGTGCTGGCGTCGCTGGGTCTGGTCGAATCGGTCAAGCGCATCGGCATCCGTGTGCTGCCGATGAGCTCATGGTCACTCTTCGATCCCTCCGTCATCCGCTGGCGCATCGCGTCCGAGGGCAAGGGTGCACAGCTCCGCTCACTCACCGAGCTGCGTTCCGCGGTCGAGCCGGCCGCGGCAGAGCTCGCCGCCGAGCATGCACCGGATGACGCGGCCGCCGAGCTCATGGCCGTCGCCGCGAAGATGCGCGCGGTCGGCCGGTCAGGCGATCTGCAGAAGTTCCTCGAACTCGACATCCACTTCCACAGCCTGGTGCTCTGTGCATCGGGCAACGAGATGTTCACCGAGCTCCGCGGTGTCATCGGCGCGGTCCTGCGTGGACGCACCGACTACGGGCTGATGCCACGGCATCCGCACGAGGAGGCGCTGCAGTGGCACGTCGACGTCGCCGACGCGATCCAGGGCCGCAGGCCGGATGCCGCGCGCGCCGCCATGGACAAGATCATGCGTCGCACCATCGACGAGGTGGAGCAGGTCTGGCAGGATCAGCCCCGCCAGTTCCTCAGCGACTGACCCCGGGTTTCGACAAGCTCAACCAACGGAGGACCGCGGAGCGGTGGCGGGGTGGCCGCGGGGTGTCGAGTTATGACGGCCTCGGATGGGCCCACCTGAAGTCTCCGCGACCCAATCTTGAGAACTGGGCCCGTCCGAGGTTGTCATTGTTTGAGCTGAGGAGCGGGCACCCCGCCATCGCGAAGCCCACCAGGGGCTAACCCGGCGAGCACCCGCCGCGCAGCCCACTGGAGACTCAGGAGAAGCGCAGCAGCACCTTGCCGCTGGCCGCCGAATCCCGGGCGACCTCGAACGCTTCGAGCGCATCCGCCGCGTCGTACTCGTGCGTGACGACCGGCCCCACCTGCAGCGATCCGTCGGCCAGTGCCGCGACCACCTCGTCGATCTCGTCGTTGAAGCGGAAGGATCCGACGAGCTCGAGCTCGCGCGTGATGGCGAGCGAGATGAGCGCCGGCTGCTCGCCGGACGGCAGCAGTCCAACCATGACGACGCGTCCGCCGCGGGTCGTGCCGCGCACGGCCGAGGCCAGTCCGCGGTAGTTGCCGGAGGTCTCGAAGGCGATGTCGGCCCGCACGGCGGCGATCGCATCGGCATCCGTGGCCACGATCGTGCTGGTCGCGCCGAGGGCCGTTGCGATCTCGAGCGGCTTCTCGAACATGTCGACGGCCACGATCTCGGCCGCGCCGGCGCGCTTGAGCACGGCGACGACGAGCGCGCCGATCGGTCCGCTGCCGACGACGAGCACACGCTTGCCCGCGACGTCGCCCGCCCGGGCGACCGCGTGCCAGGCCACGGCGGCCGGCTCAACGAGAGCCGCGTCGCGCAGCGAGAGGCCGGCTGGCAGTGCACGCAGCATTCGCGCCGGCAGCACCGCGTAGCGCGCGAACGCGCCCTCGGTGTGCGGGAAGCGCGCGGCGCTGCCGAGGTAGGTGCAGCCTGGCGAGAGGTTCGGCCGGTCGGCCGGGAAGGGCGATCCGTCACCGGGGCCCGGCGTCGCGGGGTGCACGGCGACCTCGGTCCCGGCAGCCGGCCCGCTGCCGTCGGCGGCCGCGACGAGCACGCGCCCGACGACCTCGTGGCCGAGCAGCATCGGCGCCTTGAGCACAGACTCCCCCGCGGCGCCGTGCTGCCAGTAGTGCAGATCGGAGCCGCAGATGCCGCCGTAGGCGATCTCGACGACGACCTCGTTGGCTGCCGGAGTCGGAACCGGAACGGATTCGATGCGCATGTCGCCCGCGCTGTGCGCGACGACGCCGAGGGT encodes:
- a CDS encoding L-idonate 5-dehydrogenase — protein: MSTIPTETLGVVAHSAGDMRIESVPVPTPAANEVVVEIAYGGICGSDLHYWQHGAAGESVLKAPMLLGHEVVGRVLVAAADGSGPAAGTEVAVHPATPGPGDGSPFPADRPNLSPGCTYLGSAARFPHTEGAFARYAVLPARMLRALPAGLSLRDAALVEPAAVAWHAVARAGDVAGKRVLVVGSGPIGALVVAVLKRAGAAEIVAVDMFEKPLEIATALGATSTIVATDADAIAAVRADIAFETSGNYRGLASAVRGTTRGGRVVMVGLLPSGEQPALISLAITRELELVGSFRFNDEIDEVVAALADGSLQVGPVVTHEYDAADALEAFEVARDSAASGKVLLRFS